The Streptomyces vinaceus genome contains the following window.
CGTACGGGGCGGCGGGGACCGGGTTGATCCCGACCAGCTTCTCGATCCGCTCGGGCGCCCGGACCAGCACCTGCTGCATGGCCTTGCCTCCCATGGAGTGCCCCATGAGGCAGAAGGTGTCCCAGCCGATCTCGTCGGCGAGCGCCAGGACGTCGTCGGCGATCTCGGGGACCGTGTAGCGGCCCGTGACGTCCCTGCGGTCCCCGTAGCCGCGGTAGTCGAGGAAGACGTACGAGAACCCCTCGGGGTCCAAGTAGTCCAGGACGGAACCCCAGTTCGCGCTGGTGCCGAACCAGTCGTGCAGCACGATGACGCGGACGGGGCCGGTGCCGATCCTGCGATGGGCTATGGCCATGCGTTCTCCCTCGGTGGCGGGGCCTGGCTGAGCGGACGCCGTACGTTCTTCCCACCCGGTCCACGGTCACACCGTGAAGCCGGCGTCCCGCGCGGTGCGCGCGTCCCGGGCACCGCCCGCGACCTGTTGCCCGGTACGCCCGCAGCCGCCGCCCCGCGGACCTCGCGGTCCTGGAACGGCGGCTGCCGCGCGCACCGGACGACCGTGTCAGACGGTCTTGATGGCCGGGTCCGAGAGGCCTGCCGCGCCCGTTTCCACGTGACCCGCGAAGCGGCGCAGGAAGGTGGTGTCCGAGCCGGAGACGACCGTCACGTCGTACCAGCGTCCCGTCGTCGAGAGGTCCGCCGTGTACGTGGCCGTGCCGGCCGCCGCGACCCGCAGGGTCTGGGGGGCGCCGCCGTAGGCGTTGGTCACCGTGAGGTCGACCGCCGCCGCCGCGGAGTTGGTCAGCGTCAGCTTCAGGTTGCCGGTCGCCGCGTCGTGGCGGGCCGTGGCCTCGGGGCCGGTCTTCTTCGCCGGGCCCTTCCAGGTGCGCAGGAACCCGTTCGGGCCCCAGACCGTCAGGTTGATCTGGTTGCCGGTGGAGCTGCTGGTGCTCCACGTGTCCGAGAGGGTCTTGCCCGCCTCGACCGTGTAGGGCCACGGGCCGTCGGTCCGGTTGCCCGAGGTGCTGTGGAAGTGCGCGCCGAGGGTGGGACCGGAGGAGAAGGTCAGGGTGAACTGGCCCGTGGAGGTGACGGCCTTGCCGTCCACGTACGGGGCGTAGCCCAGCGCGCGCGTGGGCTTGCGGCCGGCCTCCTGCTTGGGCAGGGCGCCCGTCGCCGGCGGGACCGGGTGGTAGGACGGGTGCGCGTTGTGGTCCGGCGGGACGTAGCCGGCCGTGGACGGCAGGGCCGCGGGCGAGGCGTCCGCCCTCGTGAAGTCGAAGGCCGAGGTCAGGTCACCGCACACCGCGCGGCGCCACGGCGAGATGTTGGGCTCCTGCACGCCGAAGCGCTTCTCCATGAAGCGGATCACGGAGGTGTGGTCGAAGGTCTCGGAGCAGACGTAGCCGCCCTTGCTCCACGGGGAGACCACGATCATCGGGACGCGCGGGCCGAGGCCGTACGGGCCGGCCGCGTACCCGCCGCCCCCGGCGTACAGGTCCCGCGTGACGTCGGCCGTGGACAGGCCCCAGGCGGAGGAGGCGGGCGGGTAGGGCGGCACGACGTGGTCGAAGAAGCCGTCGTTCTCGTCGTAGGTGATGAAGAACGCCGTCTTCGCCCACACCGCCGGGTTCGCGGTCAGCGCGTCGAGGACCTGCGAGATGTACCAGGCGCCGAAGTTGACCGGCCAGTTCGGGTGCTCGCTGAAGGCCTCGGGCGCGGCGATCCAGGAGACCTGGGGCAGGGTGCCGGCGGTGACGTCGGCGCGCAGCTTGTCGAAGTAGCCCTCGCCCGCCTTGGCGTTGGTGCCCGTGCGGGCCTTCTCGTACAGGGCGCTGCCCGGAGCGGCGTTCCGGTAGCTGTTGAAGTACAGCAGCGAGTTGTCGCCGTAGTTGCCGCGGAAGGAGTCGCTGATCCAGCCCCAGCCGCCGGCGGCGTTCAGGCCGTCGCCGATGTCCTGGTAGATCTTCCAGGAGACCCCGGCCGCCTCCAGGCGCTCCGGGTAGGTCTTCCAGCCGTAGCCGGCCTCCTGGTTGCCGAGGACGGGGCCGCCGCCGGTTCCGTCGTTGCCCGTGTGGCCCGTCCACATGTAGTAGCGGTTCGGGTCGGTCGCGCCGATGAAGGAGCAGTGGTAGGCGTCGCAGACCGTGAAGGCGTCGGCGAGCGCGTAGTGGAACGGGATGTCGTTCCGCGTCATGTACGCCATGGTCGTGGCCGTCTTGGCCGGGACCCACTTGTCGTACTTGCCGTTGTTGTAGGCGGCGTGGCCGCCGGCCCAGTCGTGGTTGAGGCCCTCGACGAACTGCATGCCCAGGTTGCTGACCTGCGGGTTGAAGGGGAGGACGTCCTTCGTCCCGTTGGACTGGTAGAAGACGGACTTCCCGTTGTCCTGGAGGACGGGGCGCGGGTCGCCGAAGCCCCGTACGCCCTTCATCGTGCCGAAGTACTGGTCGAAGGACCGGTTCTCCTGCATGAGGACCACGATGTGCTCGATGTCCTGGATGGTGCCGGTGGTGCCCTGGGCCGGGATGGCGGCCGCGCGGGCGATGCTCTCGTTGAGCATCGCGGCCGCTGCGGTTCCGCCCGCGATCTGCAGGAACCGGCGGCGGTTCAGTTCAGCCATGGGATGACGACCTCTGCGGGTGAGGGGGATGTCGAGGGGCGCCCCAAGGAGAGCGGTCCCGGGGTACCGGACGGAGATCGGTTCGTGACGGGGCGCGGTACAGCTGGAGAACGGAAAGACCTCCCGGACGCTCCGCGCATCTGCTGAAATGACCTCCCAAACACACTGCACGGGGGGTGCGGAGCAGATGGCGGGGACCGAGTTCGGGCATGCCCTGGGGCGGTCCCGCGCACTTTCCGGCCTGCCGGCCGCTCCGCTGGTGGCACGGTACGGGGAACTCGTATCCGCGCAACAGGCCCTGGGCTTACGCCATTTGGGCGAGCTGATGGTCCCGGGCCGGGGTCGCTTCCGGGTGCTCGACGGGATCTTCTCGGTGGAGGGTCCGGGGCGGCGCAGACATGTGGGGGCGCGGGCCCTGCGGGAGCTGCGGACGGGACACGGGGACTCCGAGGGCGGCGCGGGCGCGTTGCTCGACCGGCTGGCCGGGATCCAGGAGCGGGACCCGGCCGCGCTGCGGCGGATCCTGCTGTACCAGCTGGTGCGGCTGCTGCACGACCATCCCAGGGGGGACCTCCCGGACACGGCCGTCGGGTTCGGCGTCGACCCCGACGAGGCGGCGGCCCTCGTGCACGCCGCCGGCGCGAGCCCCCGGCTGGACGCCGCCGGGCGGGCCGCCGCCGAGCGGCTGGAGGACGAATGGCTGGCCGGGCGGGTGCGGGCCGCGGCCCGCAGCGCCGCCGCGCTGCCGCGGGCCGCCGCCGGGGGCGACCCGCTGCTGGCGGGAAGGCTGGCCGGGCTCGCCGAGCGGGTACGGGCGGCCGACGCCCTGCTGGACGAGGCCCGCGGCCACGAGGACCGGCCGGACCGGGAACGGGCCGCGGCGGCGTACGCGCGGGCGGCCCGGGTGGCCTGGGACTGCCCGCGCGCGGTCCGGGGCCTGATCCGCACCCACCGGCCGGCCGACGGGGACCCCGGTCCGCTGGAGGCCTCGCCCGTACCCGGCGGGGTGGCGCTGCGCAGACCGCCCGGAGCCGACCCGGACGGAATCTGGCGGGTGGTCCGGCTGACCCGGCGCGAGCCGGTGACGACCCCGCTCCCCGAGGTGGAGGGGCCGCTCGGCGCGGGCCCGCTGACGGACCGCCGGGCCCCGCTCGGCCGCGAGGTGCGGTACGTGGCCCTGCCGGACGACGGCGGCACCGCGCTGATCAGCGCCCCCCTGCTGGTGGCCCCCGAGGTGGCGGAACTGCGCCTGACGGACGGCCGCTCCCGCATCGGGGCCACCTGGCTGCGCCCGCCCGGTGCGACGGGGGTACGCGTGGCCCTGACCGACCCCGAGGGACGTACGAGGGACCTCGGCGCCCCGAGCGCGGCCGCAGCGGCGGACGCGGGTTCCGCCGGGCCGGGGCGGGAGGGCGTACGGGCCGACGGGCTCGGGGCCGGGGAGTACGTGCTGCGGGTGCGGTGCCGCTACGCGGGGGCCGGGGGCGAGGTGGTCTCCGGCGGGATCCGGGCCGCCGTCACCGTGCACCCCTGGCCCGAGCCGGTGGCCGGCCTCAGCGCGCGCGCCCGCGGCGCCGGGGGGCTGGAGCTGCGGTGGAGCGGTGGCGACGGGGGCGACGTACGGTTCGTGCAGTGGCCGGGGCCGGCTCCCGCGGAGGGTGCCGAGCTCGTGGCGTCCGCGCTGCCGCCCGCGCTGACCTGGGTGGACTCCGCGGGGATCGCGCAGCCGCCGCCCGGCACGCTGGCCACCGTCAGCGCCGTGTCGGTGCTCGGCGAGCGGGCACTGGCCGGGCCGGGCGTGACGGTCGAGGCCCCCGAGGCGGTCACCGGGCTCACGGTCCGGCGGACCTCCGGCGACCGGGCCAAGGTCAGCTTCGACTGGCCCGACGGCGCGGGCCGGGTCGTGGTCGTCCTCACCCCCGAGTCCGGCGGCGAGCGCACCGAACACCTCCTCGCACGGGCCGTGTTCCTGCGCGAGGGACTGGAACTGTTAGTCGGACCGGGCGCGTTCCGCGTCACCGCGTACGCCGCCCCGCGCAGCGCGCACGCGGTCGCGGCCGCCCCGCGGGGCGGCGGGCAGGCCGTTCTCCCGGCCGACGTGGCCATCGCGTACCGGCTCCTGCCGGGCCCCCGGCGGATGCTGCGGCGCGGCCCCGCCGTACTGCGGGTGAGCCTGCTCTCCCCCGGCGGGGACCCCGGCTCCGGGCTGCCCGACTTCGTGCTCGTCCGCGCGGCGGACGGTGGCGGGCCCCGGCCCCACCGGCCAGGTGCCGGAACCGAGTTGTGCCGGGTGACCGGCGCCGAGCTCGCGGCCTCGGGGACCGTCGAGCGCGAGATCCTCCCCCGCCCTCCCGGCGGCGGCCCGTACGCCGTGCGCGGTTTCCTCCTCGGCGGCCGTGCCGCCTCCGTCCGGCTCGACGAGCCCTCCCTCACCTCCCTGGTGGTCCGCTGACATGACCTCCGTCGTCTGCCCCTACTGCTTCGACCGCTCGGCCGCCGTCCGGCTGCCGTTCCGCTGCCAGATGTCCGCCACCGGCGTACGCGGCGGCAAACCGTGCACCGCCGAACTCGACCACACCTGGGTGGAGTTCATGGGACCGAGCGTGCCGCCCGCGCAGAAGATGCGCGGGCCGGTCTTCACCGCGCCGCGCAGCCTGACCGGGCGCCTCGGCAGCGGGGGCGCCGCGCGCGCGGACTGCCCGCACTGCGGGGTCTCCACCCCGGTCCGGGTCTGCCTGCGCTGCCACAGCGACTTCCCCAGCGACTACACCGACCAGGACACCCGGATCATCGCCCTGCTGGGCCCCAAGGCCTCCGGCAAGAGCACGTACGTCTCCGTCCTGATCAACGAGCTGCGCAACCGGGTGGGCCGCGCGTACGGCGCCTCCATCACGGCGATGGGCGGCGAGACCCAGCGCCGGGACCGGGAGATGGCGGAGGACCTGTACGACCGGCTGCGGCTGCCGGAGGCGACCAGGCCGGCCGCGCTCGGCTTCAACGACCCGCTGCTGTACCGGCTGAGCCTGCCGCTGCGCCGCCGGCTGCGCGGGGACGGCAGCCGCCACACCGCGCTGGTGTTCTTCGACGCGGCGGGCGAGGACCTGGCCAGTGCCGAGGCCATGGACCGCTACACGCACTATCTGGCGGCCGCCGACGGGATCATCCTGCTGGTGGACCCGCTCCAGATGCGGGCCGTACGGGACCAGCTGCCGGTGGACGCGGACCTTCCGCTGCCCACCGTGGAGACCCCGCCGCAGCAGATCGCGGCGGACCTCGCGGCGCAGCTGCGGGCCCACGGCCGGGGCACCTCGCGCGGGCGGGTCACCACGCCCGTGGCGGTGGCGGTGACCAAGACGGACTCCCTGTTCTCGCTGCTGGGGGACCACTCGCCGCTGCGGCGCAACGCCGACCACGCGGGCGGGGCGGTGGACGACGAGGACCGGCTGGCGGTGCACGAGGAGATGCGCGGGCTGCTCGACGGCTGGGACTCGGGGGCGCTGTTCCGGCAGCTGGACCGGGACTTCGCGCGGCTCTCGCTGTTCGGGCTCTCGGCGCTCGGCTCCCCGCCGCCCGCCCACGCCCCGGCCGACGCGCCCAAATCGGGCCCGCAGCCGCTGCGGGTCGAGGATCCGCTGCTGTGGCTGCTGGGGCTGGGCGGGCTGCTGCCGCGCGCCGGGGGCGCCGGTGGCGCGGGGCGTCGTACGGGCACGGCCGCGGGCGCGGACCGGGGAGGACGGGCGTGAACCTCGCGCAGCTGCACTACACCTCGGCCCCGCCGGGCCCGGACGGCTCGGGCTTCCGCTTCACGGCCGTCACCCCCGGCGTGCCCGCCTCGCTGCTGCGCGAGGCCGAGCAGCTGATCGGGTACGAGCCACCCCGGGACGCGCCGCCGCGCCCGAGCACGGACCAACTGGGCTCCTTCCCGCAGGCCTTGAGCCTGAACGTGCTCTCCGACGGCAGCCGACTGCTGGCGCGCTCCGTGTACACGGGCGCCGACTACAGCGGCCGCTGGGGCAACTTCCACGCCCACGCGGTCCATCTGCCCGAGCCCGCCGACGCGCAGCGGCCCGCACCGGGGCAGCTGCCGATCACCGCCTGGGGCTCCCCGCAGTGGGCGGCCGACTCCCCGCCCGCCGGGGCGCCCGTACCGCCGCTGGCGTCGGTGCCGGCTCCGGGGCCCCTGGACCTCGGTGCGCTCTCGGCCTTCGTGGCCGCCCGGGGGCGCTGGCTCGCGGGCTTCTTCGCGGACGTGCGGCGGCTCGTCGAGGATCCGGCGGCCCCGCAGCTCGTGCTCGTGGAGCGGGAGAGCGAGGCCGTGGCCTGGTGGATCATGCTGGCCTGCAGCGTGCTGCCGCACCGGCGGGGGCAGTGGCTCACCTTCACCACGTACACCCGGCGGCCGCAGCTCGCGCGGCAGCAGATCATCGGCGTGGTGCCGGAGGACGGCCTCGGCCTCGCCGGTCAGGAGCACCGCTACCGGGTGTACGACGCCGCCCGCGAGGCGGCCCCCGCGGCGGCCCCCGACCCGTGGGCGCAGACGGCCGCGCGGATCTGGCAGGCGCAGCGGCAGGAGCTGTTCGCGCACGTGCGGCGGCTGCCGGTGCCGACGAACGGGCCCTCGGGCCGGTCCGGGCCCTACGAGGCGGGCCCGCTGGCCGCGCTCGCGCTGGCCGCCGGGGTCGGCCTGGACTCGGCGGGCCGAACCGCGGCCGCCGACTGGGCGGCCGGGCACCGGGCCGCGCTGGACGACGCACACGTGCGGGCCCTGACCCGGGCGCTGGCCCGGCCGGCCGCGGACCGGGGGCCCGAGGAGGAGGCGGCGAGCGGGCGGCTGCTGTCGGCCCTGGCGGGCTGGGCGCCCCCGGAGGTGAGCGAGCCGCTGGTGGAACTGGCGCTGGCCGGGGCGGTCCGCTCGGGCGGCTCCGCCCCGCCCGCCGGGCTGCTGGCCGAGCCCGCCCGGCTGCGGCTCGCGGCCGAGCTGGAGCCGGAGCTGCGGGCCGGGCTCGCGGACCCGGCGCGCGACCCGGCCGGCCGGGTCGCCCTGTTGCGGGTCGCGGCGGAGCTCGGGGTGGACGCCGGGGACCTGCTGCCGGACGTGGCACGGCAGCTGGCGCACGCCCTGATCACCGATCCGGGGGCGCCGTACGGGGAGGCGGTACGGGGCGCGCTGGCGGAGCTGCCGCGGCTGCGGGAGCTCGTACTCGACCGGCTCGACTCCCTCGCGGCCGGTGATCCGGCGGCCGGGGCCCGGCTGTTCGCCGCCACGCCGCTGTCGCTGGCCGGGGCCGGGGCGGCGCTGCCGCATCTGCGGATGTGCGCGCAGGCGCAGGCCCGGGGGGCGGCGAGCGGGGACCGGGCGAAGGCGCTGACCCGGCTCCTGGAGCACTCCGGCGCCTCGCTGGAGGAGGATCCGCTGGTGCTGCGGACGGCGATGCGGCTGGTGTGGGGGGCGCAGCCGCCGACCCCGGGCGAGGCGTTGCTGGCCCTGTCCCCCGTGGGTGAGCGGGCTCACCAGGCGGCCGGCACCTGGGAGCTGCTCGCGCGGGCCGCGGTGTCCGCCCCGGCCGGGGACCGGGACGCGGAAGTGCTGGCCGTGGAGTTGCTGCGCCGCTCCGCCTCGCCCTTCCCCGACCCGCTGCGGGCCTCGCTGCTGCTGCTGG
Protein-coding sequences here:
- a CDS encoding phosphocholine-specific phospholipase C encodes the protein MAELNRRRFLQIAGGTAAAAMLNESIARAAAIPAQGTTGTIQDIEHIVVLMQENRSFDQYFGTMKGVRGFGDPRPVLQDNGKSVFYQSNGTKDVLPFNPQVSNLGMQFVEGLNHDWAGGHAAYNNGKYDKWVPAKTATTMAYMTRNDIPFHYALADAFTVCDAYHCSFIGATDPNRYYMWTGHTGNDGTGGGPVLGNQEAGYGWKTYPERLEAAGVSWKIYQDIGDGLNAAGGWGWISDSFRGNYGDNSLLYFNSYRNAAPGSALYEKARTGTNAKAGEGYFDKLRADVTAGTLPQVSWIAAPEAFSEHPNWPVNFGAWYISQVLDALTANPAVWAKTAFFITYDENDGFFDHVVPPYPPASSAWGLSTADVTRDLYAGGGGYAAGPYGLGPRVPMIVVSPWSKGGYVCSETFDHTSVIRFMEKRFGVQEPNISPWRRAVCGDLTSAFDFTRADASPAALPSTAGYVPPDHNAHPSYHPVPPATGALPKQEAGRKPTRALGYAPYVDGKAVTSTGQFTLTFSSGPTLGAHFHSTSGNRTDGPWPYTVEAGKTLSDTWSTSSSTGNQINLTVWGPNGFLRTWKGPAKKTGPEATARHDAATGNLKLTLTNSAAAAVDLTVTNAYGGAPQTLRVAAAGTATYTADLSTTGRWYDVTVVSGSDTTFLRRFAGHVETGAAGLSDPAIKTV
- a CDS encoding TRAFAC clade GTPase domain-containing protein produces the protein MTSVVCPYCFDRSAAVRLPFRCQMSATGVRGGKPCTAELDHTWVEFMGPSVPPAQKMRGPVFTAPRSLTGRLGSGGAARADCPHCGVSTPVRVCLRCHSDFPSDYTDQDTRIIALLGPKASGKSTYVSVLINELRNRVGRAYGASITAMGGETQRRDREMAEDLYDRLRLPEATRPAALGFNDPLLYRLSLPLRRRLRGDGSRHTALVFFDAAGEDLASAEAMDRYTHYLAAADGIILLVDPLQMRAVRDQLPVDADLPLPTVETPPQQIAADLAAQLRAHGRGTSRGRVTTPVAVAVTKTDSLFSLLGDHSPLRRNADHAGGAVDDEDRLAVHEEMRGLLDGWDSGALFRQLDRDFARLSLFGLSALGSPPPAHAPADAPKSGPQPLRVEDPLLWLLGLGGLLPRAGGAGGAGRRTGTAAGADRGGRA
- a CDS encoding GTPase-associated protein 1-related protein, yielding MNLAQLHYTSAPPGPDGSGFRFTAVTPGVPASLLREAEQLIGYEPPRDAPPRPSTDQLGSFPQALSLNVLSDGSRLLARSVYTGADYSGRWGNFHAHAVHLPEPADAQRPAPGQLPITAWGSPQWAADSPPAGAPVPPLASVPAPGPLDLGALSAFVAARGRWLAGFFADVRRLVEDPAAPQLVLVERESEAVAWWIMLACSVLPHRRGQWLTFTTYTRRPQLARQQIIGVVPEDGLGLAGQEHRYRVYDAAREAAPAAAPDPWAQTAARIWQAQRQELFAHVRRLPVPTNGPSGRSGPYEAGPLAALALAAGVGLDSAGRTAAADWAAGHRAALDDAHVRALTRALARPAADRGPEEEAASGRLLSALAGWAPPEVSEPLVELALAGAVRSGGSAPPAGLLAEPARLRLAAELEPELRAGLADPARDPAGRVALLRVAAELGVDAGDLLPDVARQLAHALITDPGAPYGEAVRGALAELPRLRELVLDRLDSLAAGDPAAGARLFAATPLSLAGAGAALPHLRMCAQAQARGAASGDRAKALTRLLEHSGASLEEDPLVLRTAMRLVWGAQPPTPGEALLALSPVGERAHQAAGTWELLARAAVSAPAGDRDAEVLAVELLRRSASPFPDPLRASLLLLELARSVRERETGPGWVRRALGLAAADPAPTAREHAYAAVAGELLAGDPPESEVRALIESNDAELLAAYRRAARLPRVADRLGLDPGYAAECFATWSSQPQAGPLWQEARTDLLDGVLRPVVRGLPAPQLAAVEEALARRGGRHAEDFRGWQRPGAFGRLRERFAGSGRRGAKGAPAGPPPRGATGGPLAPGDAGGPVPPGGPVPPVPPGGPVPPGGSGGSGGSGGPGGSGDDGGRP